Below is a genomic region from Thermoanaerobaculia bacterium.
GGCATGCCGGCCTTCATGCTCTCGCGAACCTCGATCTCGGCCAAGTACTTGGTCTCTTCGTAGAAGTTGTTGAACTCCTGGCCGCGCACCAGGTCGTCCTCGCGGAAGATGCCGGCGTAGCGCCCCGAAACGTAGCAGGTCGAGACGTACTGCAGGCGGCGGAGCTTCGCGCAGCGTGCGGCGTAGTCGAGCACGTTCCGGGTGCCGAGGACGTTGATCTTCATCGCGCTCTCGCGCTTGACCGAGAGGTCGTAGACCGCCGCGAGATGGAAGATCTCGCTCACTTCGCGGGCGAGCGTCGCGGGATTCTCGAGACCGAGATCCTTCTGCGTGATGTCGCCGGTGACGAGCTGCAGGCGGCCGCCGAGGCCGGCTTTGGCGCCCTTGGTGCCCCTTCCTGTGGCGGAAGGAGACGGGGCGAGCTCGGCCTCGATCTCGGCGAGGCGCTTCTTCGCCAGCGTGACGAACTTCGGCTGCACCAGGCAGACGACGGATGGCTTGCCCTTCCGCGCCAGGATGCGCCGTACGAGCTCGGAGCCGAGAAAGCCGGGAAAGCCGGTCAGCAGAACTTGGGTCATGGTCTCTACCTCGAAAAACGAATCAGCGCAGGCCGGGCATGCGGCGGAGCGCGCGCAGCGCCTGCGTCATCCAGCGGCCGAAGACCTCGTCGGGCACGCCGGTGGGCGCGGCGATCGCCATGCCGCGCTGCACCGCCACGGTCTGGGCTTCGGTGTACTTGAGGATCCCCTCGGCGCCGTGCCGGCGGCCGAGACCGGAGCTCTTGAAGCCGCCCATCGGCGCCTCGACCGACCCCCAGGCTGCGGCGTAGGCCTCGTTGATGTTGACGGTGCCGGCGTGGATGCGCGTCGCCATCCGGCATGCGAGCTCGGTGTCGCGCGACCAGATGCTGGCATTCAGGCCGTACTCGGTGGCGTTGGCGAGCTCAATCGCTTGCTGGTTGCTGGCGAACGGGTAGACCGAGACCACCGGGCCGAACGTCTCGTCGGCGAAGAGCAGCATGTCGGGCGTCACGCCGGTGAGGATCGTCGGCTCGAAGAAGAGCGGTCCCATGTCCGGTCGGGCCTTGCCGCCGATCTCGACGCGCACGCCTTTGGCGACCGCGTCCTCGATGTGGCGAGTCACGGTCGCGAGCTGTTTGGGAGAGGCCAACGAACCGATGTCGCAGGTCCAGTCGAGCGCCGGGCCGAGCTTCAGGCGGCTGGTCGCGCGCACGAACTCGGCCACGAAGCGGTCGAAGAGCGACTCGTGGACGTACAGGCGCTCGATCGAGATGCACAGCTGCCCCGCGGACGAGAACGATCCCCGCACCGCTCCGGCCACCGCGGCATCGAGATCGGCGTCGGCTAAGACCAGCATCGGGTTCTTGCCGCCGAGCTCGAGGGAGCAGCCCATCAGCTGACTGCCGGCTTCGGCCGCCAGACGCCGCCCGGTCGGGGTCGAACCGGTGAACTGCAGGTAGTCGGAGGCGGCGAGGATGGCGGGCCCCAGAACCGGACCCTCGCCGGCCACCACCAGCATGATCTCCTCCGGGAGGCCACACTCGATCAGAAGGTCGAGCGCCCAGAGCTGCGAGAACGGCGTCTGGAGGTCGGGCTTGGCGAGTACAGCGTTGCCCGCCAGGAGAGCCGGAATGGCGTCGGTAATGCCCATCGAGAGCGGGTAGTTCCACGGCGAGATGATGCCGA
It encodes:
- a CDS encoding SDR family oxidoreductase, which produces MTQVLLTGFPGFLGSELVRRILARKGKPSVVCLVQPKFVTLAKKRLAEIEAELAPSPSATGRGTKGAKAGLGGRLQLVTGDITQKDLGLENPATLAREVSEIFHLAAVYDLSVKRESAMKINVLGTRNVLDYAARCAKLRRLQYVSTCYVSGRYAGIFREDDLVRGQEFNNFYEETKYLAEIEVRESMKAGMPVSIYRPAVVTGDSKSGETQKYDGPYYVIRWLLKQPTVAVLPVPGDPKRTRINLVPRDFVIDSIAALSEWKGATGKCYQLADPDPPTIDDAITLMGKATGRVIVRVPMPLTVAKSAIEYVPGVYQLLGIPASAVDYFIHPTFYDTTNADRDLAAVGIHCPKLADYMPRLVEFMRAHPDIESGAMV
- a CDS encoding succinate-semialdehyde dehydrogenase (NADP(+)), which gives rise to MAVAAKPAKPPRKSGSKAPKAQPHPDAGSVARRPAVLDRLPAFARLVAASAGGGAGRDAVEVRSPFDHSLIGTLPRSTPADVVLAQARLRLAQEDWAMRPFAERAKIFLRFHDRVLDRQEEILDLIQLEAGKARKHALEEVLDAAIVARYYAVHAAEILAPQSRKGALPGLTQTRQYQHPKGIIGIISPWNYPLSMGITDAIPALLAGNAVLAKPDLQTPFSQLWALDLLIECGLPEEIMLVVAGEGPVLGPAILAASDYLQFTGSTPTGRRLAAEAGSQLMGCSLELGGKNPMLVLADADLDAAVAGAVRGSFSSAGQLCISIERLYVHESLFDRFVAEFVRATSRLKLGPALDWTCDIGSLASPKQLATVTRHIEDAVAKGVRVEIGGKARPDMGPLFFEPTILTGVTPDMLLFADETFGPVVSVYPFASNQQAIELANATEYGLNASIWSRDTELACRMATRIHAGTVNINEAYAAAWGSVEAPMGGFKSSGLGRRHGAEGILKYTEAQTVAVQRGMAIAAPTGVPDEVFGRWMTQALRALRRMPGLR